One window of the Trifolium pratense cultivar HEN17-A07 linkage group LG2, ARS_RC_1.1, whole genome shotgun sequence genome contains the following:
- the LOC123908713 gene encoding cucumber peeling cupredoxin-like, with amino-acid sequence MSQLKNMSILLVIAFASTILQNTEAVDHLVGGSPGWFATPPGGAKFYSDWASNTTFKVNDVLVFNFATGAHTVAEISKADFDNCNVNQNTQAITTSPARVTLNKTGDFYFTCTIQGHCDNGQKLSVKVSASSSPAPAQGPSPPSPTPPSATPPSSGTTPTPPSPTPPVNGDSPSPSSPAQPGATPPSPGSAISLVATFSILIAVVINLLF; translated from the exons ATGTCTCAATTAAAGAATATGTCAATTCTTTTAGTAATAGCTTTTGCTTCAACAATACTACAAAACACAGAAGCTGTAGATCATTTGGTTGGAGGCTCCCCCGGTTGGTTTGCTACACCACCGGGTGGCGCTAAGTTTTACTCTGACTGGGCCTCCAATACCACATTCAAAGTAAACGATGTATTAG TTTTCAACTTTGCCACGGGAGCCCATACTGTTGCCGAAATTAGCAAGGCGGACTTTGACAATTGCAACGTCAATCAAAATACTCAAGCCATAACAACATCGCCCGCAAGAGTCACCCTTAACAAAACTGGGGATTTCTATTTTACATGTACTATCCAAGGCCATTGTGACAATGGTCAAAAGCTAAGCGTTAAGGTCTCCGCTTCTTCATCACCTGCTCCAGCTCAAGGTCCTTCTCCTCCTTCTCCTACTCCTCCTTCAGCTACTCCTCCTTCATCAGGAACCACTCCTACTCCTCCTTCTCCTACTCCACCTGTCAACGGAGATTCACCATCCCCGTCATCTCCAGCTCAGCCAGGCGCGACTCCCCCATCACCGGGCTCAGCCATTTCTCTCGTTGCCACTTTCTCGATTCTCATTGCTGTTGTCATAAATTTATTGTTTTAG
- the LOC123910245 gene encoding DELLA protein RGA-like, with amino-acid sequence MEIEIDSVSSPSKVKEIDGLLADVGYKVKSSELHQVAQNIERLENVIVNSSSSDISQFASDTIHYDPSDIGNWVDNLLSEFDHTNSLPYDFSQLSDLAQDQHHHHHHHHHQNHQLKVVTTVEEDSAIKLIHMLMTCADSLQRGNIQLAGSLIEGMQGLLTNMNTNSGIGKVAGYFIDALNRRIFGQNNIIHIENDVLYHHYYEACPYLKFAHFTANQAILEAFNGHDCVHVIDFNLMHGLQWPALIQALALRPGGPPFLRLTGIGPPSHDDRDNLREIGLRLAELARSVNVRFAFRGVAAWRLEDVKPWMLQVSSKEAVAVNSIMQLHRLLGSEPDPNNPSAIETVLGWIRSLNPKIMTVVEQEANHNEDGFMDRFTEALHYYSTVFDSLEACPVEPDKAMAEIYLQREICNVVCCEGPARVERHEPLIKWRERLGKTGFRPLHLGSNAFKQASMLLTLFSAEGYCVEENQGSLTLGWHSRPLIAASAWQAVPETLRFDH; translated from the coding sequence ATGGAGATAGAAATAGATTCAGTTTCTTCACCTTCCAAAGTTAAAGAAATCGACGGCCTCCTAGCGGACGTCGGTTACAAAGTTAAGTCATCTGAGCTGCATCAAGTAGCTCAGAACATCGAACGGTTGGAGAACGTAATCGTGAATTCATCGTCAAGCGACATTTCTCAATTCGCTTCCGATACAATTCACTACGATCCCTCCGACATTGGCAATTGGGTGGACAATCTCCTCTCGGAGTTCGACCACACCAATTCTTTACCTTATGATTTCTCTCAACTGTCGGATCTCGCACAAGatcaacaccaccaccaccaccaccaccaccaccagaaCCACCAATTAAAGGTTGTTACCACCGTTGAAGAAGACTCAGCGATAAAGCTTATTCACATGCTGATGACGTGTGCTGATTCCTTGCAACGTGGCAACATACAATTGGCTGGCTCGTTAATCGAAGGCATGCAAGGTTTGTTAACAAACATGAACACCAACTCCGGCATCGGAAAAGTCGCCGGATACTTCATCGACGCTTTAAACCGTCGAATCTTCGGTCAAAACAATATCATCCATATCGAGAACGATGTTCTTTACCATCACTACTACGAAGCTTGTCCATATCTCAAATTCGCTCACTTCACAGCAAATCAAGCTATACTGGAAGCTTTCAACGGTCACGATTGTGTCCACGTCATTGATTTCAACCTCATGCATGGTCTTCAATGGCCGGCGCTAATTCAAGCTTTAGCGCTTCGTCCTGGTGGACCTCCGTTTCTCCGCCTCACCGGCATTGGTCCGCCGTCGCATGATGACCGTGACAACCTCCGTGAAATTGGACTCCGTCTTGCCGAACTAGCTCGCTCCGTTAACGTTAGATTCGCTTTTCGTGGAGTCGCGGCGTGGCGGCTTGAAGATGTGAAGCCGTGGATGCTTCAGGTGAGTTCTAAAGAAGCTGTGGCGGTTAATTCTATTATGCAGCTTCATCGTCTTCTTGGATCTGAACCCGACCCGAATAATCCATCCGCTATTGAAACGGTTTTGGGCTGGATCCGAAGTTTGAACCCGAAAATCATGACGGTTGTGGAACAAGAAGCGAATCATAACGAGGATGGGTTTATGGACCGGTTCACTGAGGCATTACATTATTACTCGACCGTTTTTGACTCGCTGGAAGCGTGTCCGGTTGAACCGGATAAAGCAATGGCTGAGATTTATTTACAGAGGGAGATTTGCAACGTGGTGTGTTGTGAGGGACCGGCTCGAGTGGAGAGACATGAACCGCTTATTAAGTGGAGGGAACGGCTTGGGAAAACCGGGTTCAGACCGTTACATTTGGGTTCGAATGCTTTTAAACAAGCGAGTATGTTATTGACTCTGTTTTCTGCGGAGGGTTACTGTGTTGAAGAGAATCAAGGGAGCTTGACTTTGGGTTGGCATAGCCGTCCTCTCATTGCGGCTTCGGCTTGGCAAGCTGTGCCTGAAACGCTGCGTTTTGATCATTGA